A stretch of the Ornithodoros turicata isolate Travis chromosome 4, ASM3712646v1, whole genome shotgun sequence genome encodes the following:
- the LOC135393260 gene encoding uncharacterized protein LOC135393260 — protein sequence MPGKNHLGEDDAEKKRKRKSPKSPYRAPKGPGTKKHKGSRKPDSQQQQAMETSSQLKEGAGATTMVVHQVVSYVLPSTQEESALDVTPHESTKLGPASTTNDKVAFSPVEDKVAFIPAEDKVAFIPVEDKVAFSPVEGEEENELPKKLFRDVSYVPPEEALEAIREGRRQSVWQRTKKEDSVPSQEAHLVSVLNRIAPNEEPDLKEKGQQDKKVAQARSPSGRSPAMVARTKRQSLFSKFYDRHLSRKPGDVSELSTREWITVCGGSIMLLTILSVTAIIMLKVRKTPVTLVDCNSAECKNLFQELVMNVNDNVDPCADFYAFVCGAGRNGFVATASTFFIRHLNATLMAAPELTSSDQYGSHIMIKFYQVCYAFMSNKASVSLGDMAMTASIFLDLPYMVDSKNISDVMMHLFNVTLSKGISTTFKLEVLRNDTYIYGHFQTETSIRVKMARTLEDLHAGQAMPLMSDGELETYMNQVLHSLGFDDNASELVKMDKDVEKTLSTPIASRYLEFQELAQLVAPYSPEALLKLANQLLPRTRQLRSVHETIYAEGIEQALALRNLTEDQPVLGWSLYYALHLLTSVLRFYRVPSTEPRTIAMACLGMTRNLLTHTWPYLVSRTLHSPAPKVVEMGRSILSTITAANLNQWMDTAMSIHVDSKLKKLSLISYEESKLKIIAADVSYLRSNVKDDDFVKMFLALTKFETDLLQQVPPTSNTYTLSLHQLTSNLTYDDGVNSIVVPSAYQEPPFMYAGDDIAFYFNYATLGALFTREVIHATRPSWSGAKKFAVFMDCIKEVHRSLGMHDAEDEAAWNRSAFALTFGARLTYDVVRHLVKERGEDIFTSSWPNVETVLFLRLCMMSCGQEGKPLVPREQCLLPLHANPEFMRHYECVDKPNFKMTPCTSSIFA from the exons ATGCCAGGAAAGAACCACCTTGGAGAAGATGACGCGGAAAAGAAGCGTAAGAGAAAATCTCCCAAATCTCCGTATAGAGCTCCCAAAGGGCCTGGTACCAAGAAACACAAGGGCTCCAGAAAACCCGACAGCCAGCAACAACAGGCGATGGAGACGTCCAGTCAACTGAAGGAAGGGGCTGGTGCTACCACAATGGTAGTACACCAGGTGGTATCCTATGTGTTGCCCAGTACTCAGGAGGAATCTGCACTCGATGTCACACCGCACGAGTCCACAAAATTGGGTCCCGCAAGCACCACCAATGACAAGGTCGCTTTCAGTCCAGTCGAAGACAAGGTCGCTTTTATTCCTGCCGAAGACAAGGTCGCTTTTATTCCTGTCGAAGACAAGGTCGCTTTTAGTCCAGTCGAAG GTGAAGAGGAAAACGAGCTGCCCAAGAAACTGTTCCGTGACGTCTCTTATGTCCCGCCCGAAGAAGCCCTGGAAGCTATACGGGAGGGACGTCGCCAATCAGTATGGCAACGCACGAAGAAAGAGGATAGTGTACCTTCGCAAGAGGCTCATCTGGTGTCGGTTCTTAATCGCATAGCACCCAACGAGGAACCGGACCTCAAGGAAAAAGGCCAGCAAGATAAGAAGGTTGCCCAAGCCAGGAGTCCATCAGGAAGGTCCCCCGCTATGGTTGCCAGGACAAAACGACAATCACTGTTCTCTAAGTTCTACGACAGACATCTCTCGA GGAAACCTGGTGATGTTTCCGAGTTGTCCACACGGGAATGGATCACCGTCTGTGGAGGAAGCATCATGCTACTTACTATCCTGTCTGTCACAGCGATAATAATGCTTAAGGTGCGCAAGACACCGGTAACTCTGGTCGACTGCAACAGCGCCGAGTGCAAGAATCTATTCCAAGAGCTCGTCATGAACGTCAACGACAATGTCGACCCCTGCGCTGACTTCTATGCTTTCGTGTGCGGTGCAGGCCGGAATGGCTTTGTAGCGACCGCGTCTACCTTTTTTATCCGACACCTCAATGCGACACTCATGGCTGCCCCTGAACTGACTTCTTCTGACCAATACGGTTCCCATATAATGATCAAGTTCTACCAGGTGTGCTACGCCTTTATGAGCAACAAAGCAAGCGTTTCCCTCGGGGACATGGCGATGACCGCGAGTATTTTCCTTGACCTCCCATATATGGTAGACAGCAAAAACATATCCGACGTCATGATGCACCTGTTCAACGTTACCCTTTCCAAAGGGATATCCACAACGTTCAAACTGGAAGTCTTAAGAAATGACACTTACATATACGGTCATTTTCAGACGGAAACTTCGATAAGAGTTAAGATGGCAAGAACACTGGAGGACTTGCATGCGGGTCAGGCGATGCCCCTTATGTCCGACGGTGAGCTTGAGACGTACATGAACCAAGTCCTGCATAGCTTGGGATTCGATGACAACGCGTCGGAACTCGTCAAAATGGACAAGGATGTCGAGAAAACGCTGAGTACGCCTATCGCTTCCAGGTACCTCGAGTTCCAAGAGCTTGCTCAACTGGTAGCTCCATACTCGCCCGAAGCACTCCTCAAACTAGCGAATCAGCTTCTTCCGCGCACGCGTCAATTGCGTTCTGTCCATGAAACGATCTACGCTGAAGGAATTGAGCAAGCGCTCGCTTTACGGAATCTTACCGAAGATCAACCTGTGCTGGGATGGTCTTTGTACTATGCTCTTCACTTGCTAACTAGTGTACTTCGTTTCTATAGAGTCCCGAGCACTGAGCCGAGGACCATAGCCATGGCGTGCTTGGGAATGACCCGAAACCTCCTGACGCACACATGGCCCTATTTGGTGAGCAGGACTCTACATAGCCCAGCACCCAAAGTCGTCGAGATGGGCAGAAGCATACTAAGCACTATAACCGCTGCAAACTTGAACCAATGGATGGATACTGCAATGAGTATCCACGTCGACTCCAAGCTGAAGAAACTCTCTCTCATTTCCTACGAAGAATCGAAGCTGAAAATCATAGCAGCAGATGTCAGCTACTTAAgatctaacgtgaaagacgacGATTTCGTGAAGATGTTTCTGGCTTTGACCAAGTTTGAAACGGATCTTCTGCAGCAAGTCCCTCCTACGTCGAATACATACACGCTAAGTTTGCATCAGCTCACTTCCAACTTGACGTACGACGACGGCGTCAACTCGATCGTGGTGCCTTCGGCTTACCAGGAGCCACCCTTTATGTACGCGGGCGACGACATCGCCTTTTACTTCAACTACGCGACGCTAGGAGCGCTCTTTACACGGGAGGTGATACACGCAACGAGGCCGTCGTGGTCCGGTGCCAAAAAGTTTGCTGTCTTCATGGACTGCATCAAGGAGGTGCATCGAAGCCTAGGAATGCACGATGCCGAGGACGAGGCTGCGTGGAATAGAAGCGCTTTTGCCTTGACTTTCGGAGCTCGCCTGACGTATGACGTTGTTCGGCATCTTGTAAAGGAGAGAGGGGAGGACATATTTACTAGTAGCTGGCCTAATGTTGAAACGGTACTCTTTCTTCGCCTGTGCATGATGTCCTGTGGACAAGAAGGGAAACCCCTCGTACCTAGAGAACAATGTCTTCTGCCGCTTCACGCAAACCCGGAGTTTATGCGACATTACGAGTGCGTGGACAAACCCAATTTCAAAATGACTCCCTGTACATCGTCCATATTTGCGTAG